CCGCGTAGTGGCCGCTTTCCAAGTACCGGTACAGGGTGTTGGCCAGGTCGACCACGTGGCCCGGCCGGTCGTCGCGCTCCGCGGCGCGGCACAGGGCGACGAGCGTCGACCGCTCCGCGTCCAGCCAAGCGCGTGCGGCGTCGGCGGTGGTGAACGCGGGCGATGGCGTCGCGGTGACGTCGGATCGGTGCGGGCGGTCGACCGGGTAGAGCAGGTCCATCGCCGCCGAGGCGGTGGCCAGGTGGTCGGCGAGCAGCCGTTCGACGGCGGCGGACCGCTCCGGCGCCGGGTCGTGCTCGCCCGCCAGCTCTTCGGCGTAGGCGAGCAGGAGGTCGTGCACGGCGAACCGGCCGCCGGGCACGCGCCGCACCAGGCTGTTGCGCGCCAACACCTCCAAGGACCGGCGGGCCTGGTCCGGGTCGGTGCCGGTGAGGGCGGCGAGCGCGAACGGCGTCACGTCCGGGCCGGGGTGCAGGCCCAGCCGCCGGAACGCTCGGGCGACCTCGGGCGGCAGCTGCTCGTACGACCAGGAGAACACGGTCCGCACGGCGGCACGGGCGTCGTCACCGGTGTCGAGCACGCGCAGCCGGTGTCGCCGGTCGGCCAGCTCGCCGGTCAGCTCGGCCAGCGTGGAGGCCGGCCGGGACGAGGCCAGCTCGGCGACGATCCGCAGCGCGAGCGGCAACCGGCCGCAGCACGCGACCAGCTCCGCCGCGGCTTCGGGTTCCCGGCGCACCCGCTCGCCGATCAGCGCGTGCAGCAGGGCCAGCGAGTCCGGCTCCGGCAACTGGTCCACGTCGAGCCGGTGGGCGCCGTGCAGCGCGACCAGACCCGCCAGGCTGCTGCGGCTGGTCACCAGGACCAGGCAGCTCGACGCGCCGGGCAGCAGCGACCGCACCTGGTCGACCGCCGACGCGTTGTCCAGCACGACCAGCACCCGCCGGTCGGCCAGTTCGGCGCGGTACCGCGCGGCGCGGTGATCGGAGTCGACCGGTACGTCCGTGCCGGTGACGCCGAGGCCGTCGAGCAGGCGGCCCAGGGCGTCTTCCGCCGCCATCGGCGAACGCGAGCCGTAGCCGTTCAGGTCGACGTACAGCTGCCCGTCGGGGAAGTCGGACCGGACCCGGTGGGCCCAGTGCAGCGCGAGCGCGGTCTTGCCCACGCCCGCGGTGCCGCACACGACGACGATGGGCACCCCGGTCCGCTCGGACGTCAGCACCCGGCCGAGTTCGGCGAGTTCCGCCTGCCTGCCGGTGAAGCCGAACACGTCGCCGGGCAACTGGTTCACCCCGGACGGTGCGGGCGGGGCCTCCGCCGGTGCGGCGGCGCCGTCGGCGGGCGTCTCTTCGAGCGCATCGAGGTACGCGGCGGTGAGATCGGGTCCGGGGCCGACGCCGAGCTCGTCCATGAGACGCCGTCGCACCCCGTGGTAGGTGTCGAACGCCCGGTCCCGCTGACCGGCGGCGGTGTACGCGCGGATGAGCAACGCGTGCACCGCCTCGTCGAGCCCGTGCGCCGCGACGTGGTCGACCAGCGCGGGCAGCACGTCGCGCGCCGCGCCGACGGCGGTCATCAGTTCGGCGTACCGGGCCAGCGCCGCCCGGTGCTCGCCCGCCAGCGTGACGACGCCGGGGTGGGCGGCGAGCAGCGGCACGTCGGCCAGCGGGCGCCCGTGCCACGACGCCAGGGCCCGGGACAGCAGGTCGGCGGCCTCCCGGCGCTTGTCGGAGGCCAGTGAGGCGGCACGCGCGACCAGCGAGCGGAACCGGAACGCGTCCACCGCGTCCGGGGGCACGTCGAGCGCGTACCCGTCGCCCACGGTGGGGATGGTCGTGCTCGGCGAGCGGGCGCCGCGCGTCGGTTCGAGCAGCTGCCGCAGGTGCTTGACGTGGGTGTGGATGATGTTGGCGGCGCTGGCCGGCGGGCGGTCTCCCCACAGCGCGTCGACCAGTTCGGCCCGGGTCACCGGCTTGCCGTGCGCGAGGGCCAGCAACGCGAACACGGCCTTGCGGCCGGGGGGACCGAGGGCGAGCGCGACGTCGTTGCGCCGGACCGTGATCGGGCCGAGCACCTGGACGGCCAGCACCCACCGCTCCCATCAAGCCGACCGGCACAATCGGTGACGTTATCGTGGCACGGCGTACACAACGACTGCAGCGGCCATCCAGACGATCCTCGGCTGCGCGAGCGTCCGCGACGACCCGTGGGAGGGCCGGGACGCGGGAGTGCGGCATCGCACCGTTCCGTTGGGTGCATAGGGCATTCCGGGTTGCGCCGCATGTAGTCTGGGACGGTTGCGAGCCGGCCCGCCCACTTCCACCGAACGACCGCGCGACCGGTTCGGCACGTGGTGCACGGGACGAACAACCTGGCGCATGGGGGAACATTGCGTGTGTTGACGTTATGGCGGAGCGACGTGGGCTTGTCGCGGGCCGGGCGGGGGGCTCGGACATGACGGCCACGAGGACCGCCGAAGGCTGGTCGCTGCTCGGCGAGTTACCCGAGAGGGTCGTGTCCGGCTGCCTCTACGACTCGGCCGGCTGGCTGGGCATGTGGGAGACGACAGGCATCGAGCGCCGGGTGCGGCACGGTTACGTGCACGCCGAAGGGCAGGTGCTCCCGCTCTACGCGCTGACCAGTTCGCCCTTCTGGCACGGGTACCTCGCCCAGTCCGCGCAGACCCGGCTCGGGAGCCGCCACGTCTTCGCGGGCTCCACCTACTCGATGTACACCAAGCGCGGCACCTTCCCCCAAGCGCTTGCCCGCGGCGCGCACGCCACCGCGATGGAGTGGATCGACGCGGGCGACGCGGACCTGCTGATCGCGCCGAACCTCACCGACGACGCCGCGGCCACCTGGGAGGACGCGGTCGGACCACCGGCCGGTCGGGTCCTGCTCGACCGCACCTACAGCTGCGAGCTGTCCGGCGACTTCGACGACCACCTCCGCAGGCTGCCCAAGAAGCTCCGCCAGGACGTGCGGCGGCGGCTGAGGCGCGCAGACGAGCGCGGGCTGCGGATCGACATGGTCGAGGGGCCGGAGGCGCACGGGTTGGTGCCGTCGGCCCTGCCGCTGGTCGTCGGCACCACCGACGAGCACGGCTGGCCCGCGCTGTACGACGAGGACACCCTCCACGCGCTGCTGCGGGCGCCGGGCGCCCTGCTGGCCGTCGCGCGGGTGGCCGACCGGATCGCCGGGGTGTTCTTCGGTTTCCGGCACGACGCCGAGGTGACGTTCCTGTGCGGCGGCGTCGACTACTCGGGCCTCACCGAGCTGAGCACGTACGTGGCGCTGATGTACCGCTGCCTCGAATGGGGTTACGCCAACGGGTTCCGGCGGATCGAGTGGGGTCGGGACAACTACCGGTTCAAGGAGCGGCACGGGTTGGTCGGGACCGACCTGTGGGCGCTGGTGTACTCGCCGGACCGGCCGCCGGCGCAGGACGGTGCGCCGGCCACGGCCCTGGCCGACATGCACCGCGTGCTGGCGGCCTACATCGAGGGCAGGGGATGAGCCCCGGCCGAAGCCGCGCCGCACTGCTGTTCGGCGCGCTGCTGAGCGTCAACGCCTCCTACACGCTGCTCATCCCGTTCGTGCCGGACCTGGAGGAACGGGCGGGGGCCAACCCGACCGTCGTCGCGTTGACCTTCGCGGTCTTCGCGGGCGCGAAAGCGGCGGCCCAGCCGTTCGGCGGGATGTGGGTGGACCGGTGGCGGCCGGGCGACGTCGGGTGCGTGGCGCTGCTCATCGCCGCGGCGGGCATCGTCGTCACGGCGATCGCCCGTGACCCGGCACCGCTGCTGGCCGGGCGCGCCCTCTGGGGCATCGGTGAGGGTCTGGTGACCCCGGCCCTGTACGCGGGCATGACCGCGCTGTGCCGCCGCTACGACCTGCCGACCAGCCGGATGACGGGGAACTTCGGGACGTTCGCGGTGGCGGGCTTCCTGCTCGGCCCGCTGGCGGCCGGGATCGCGGCGCCGTTCGGCCTGGACGCGTTGTTCCTCTTCGGTGCGGCGGTGACCGCGGTGACCGCGTTCGGGCTGCGGTGGGCCGTGCCGCGTGACGTGCCGCCGCCGGTAGAGGAGGAGCGGTCGGACGACACCGCGACCGGCGCGGCGACCGGCCGGTGGTGGACCTGGGTGTTGGCGCTCGGTGCGCTCGACCTGTTCACCAACCTCACCTACTCGGCGCTCGAACCCGTGCTGCCGCTCTACCTGAGCGCCGCCGGCGGGGAGTCGGCGCGGGGTGCCATCTCGCTGGTCTTCGCCACCGGGCTGGCCGCGTTCGGGGTCGTCAGCTGGCTGCTCGGCCGCTACACGGGCAAGCTCGGGCTGGTGGCCCTGGCCAGGGTCGGCTTGGCGTTCGCGGCCGTCGGCACGGTCGGGCTGTACGCGAGCGCCGAGGTGTGGCCGGTGGCGGTGTGCTTCGTCGTGCTGATGGTCGGCCAGGCCGCGCTGTACCTGACCGCGCGCCGGGGCGTCGTCGAGTTGCGGTCGGCCATGACCCGGCAGGGCAAGGCGTTCGGGCTGTTCGGCCTGGTCTCCGACATCGGCAACATCCTCGGTCCGCTGCTGGGCGTGGCGCTGTACGAGCTGACCGGCCGAGTGTCGTTCCTGGTCATCGGCGCGCTCAGCGGACTGCTGCTCGTCGCCGTGGCCGCGGGCGCGCGGAGGTCCCGCGCCGTGCCGAGCCCGCGCGTCGCGGACGGCGATGTGCGGACGGTGGTGTTGTTCGACGACGCCAACCCGCTGGAGCTCGAATCCGGTCGGACGCTCGCACCGGTGACGGTGGCGTACGAGACCTACGGCGAGCTGGACGACGACCGGTCGAACGCGATCTTCATCTGCCACGCGCTGACCGGCGACTCGCACCCGGCCGCCCACCACCCGGACGACCGGCCCGGGTGGTGGCGGCACATGGTCGGATCCGGCTGCCCGGTCGACCCCGACCGGTACTTCGTGGTGTGCGCCAACGTGCTCGCCGGCTGCTCCGGCACCACCGGCCCGACCTCACCGGGCCCGGACGGCACGCCGTGGGGACCGGACTTCCCGATGATCGGGATCTCCGACATGGTCACCGCGCACCGCGCGCTCGTGGCCGAGTTGGGCATCGAACGGCTGCGTGCCGTGATGGGCGGTTCGCTGGGCGGCATGCAGGTCCTCGAATGGCTGTTGCGCGCGCCGGACGACGCCGAGGACTTCCTGATCGTCGCCGGCACCGCCCGGCACACCGCGGAGAACCTCGCCTGGAACGCCGTCGCCAGGACCGCGATCCGGTCCGACCCGGAGTTCCGCGGTGGCCGGTACCCGTCGGGCGGCGGACCGGCGACCGGTCTCGGCACGGCGCGGATGGTCGGCCACCTGACCTACGTGTCCGAAGACCTGCTGGCGCGCAAGTTCGGCCGCGAGCGGCGCGCCGCGAACGGCACGGGCCCTTCGGTGACCACCGGTCCGTTCGCCGTCGAGGGCTACCTGGAGCACCAGGCCGAGAGCCTGGTCAACCGGTTCGACGCGAACAGCTACCTGTACCTGATGAACGCGATGGACAGCTTCGACGCGTTCGCCGACGACCGCCCGTGCGCGCCGTTCCGGCGCAGACCGGGGGTGCACCTGTTCAGCTTCGACTCCGACCGCCTGTACGGGCCGGACCACGCGCGCTACATCCAGGCGAACCTCGCCGCCCGCGGTCTGCCCGCCGAGCACCACCAGGACCGCACGACCGACGGCGGCCACGACGCGTTCCTGCTCCACGTCCCGTCGTACCTGCGCGGAGTCGCGGAGGTGCTGGCCCGGCAGCCGGCCGTGCGCGGCGCGGACGAGGCGGGCTGACGCGCCGTGGCGAGCTGGTGGGCGACGGCGTTCGACAACGAGCACGGCCTCCGCCGCCTGCACGAGCAGGCGGCGGAGGACACGGCCGACCAGGTGGCGCTGATCGAGCGGGAGCTGGGCCTGGCGGAGGGCTCCCGCGTCCTCGACGTCCCGTGCGGCACCGGGCGGCACGCCGTGTCGCTCGCGGCGCGTGGGCACCGGGTCACGTGCGTGGATCTCAGTGAGGACTACCTGGACGCCACCCGGCGGCGCGCGGTGGGGCACGGCGTGGCGGTGGACGTGGTGCGGGCCGACATGCGCGACCTCACCGCTCTGCCGGGCGGGTCGTTCGACGCGGCCGTGAACATGTACACCAGCTTCGGCTACTTCGACCGCGACGAGGACAACGCCCGCGCGGCAGCCGCCATCGCGCGCGTGCTGCGGCCCGGCGGGCGGCTGCTCGTCGACGTCGTCAACCGGGACTGGTTCGTCCGGAACTTCTTCCGGTCGGAGTTCGCGTCGGGCGACGGGTTCGTCATCCGGGACTACGAGGAGGTCGACGGCGAGGTCGTCCTGCACCAGAACGCGTTCGACCCGCGCACGAGCCGACTGCGCTGGACGTGCCGGTCGGTCGCCGCGGGGCGGGAGCACGTGGTGGTGGACTACCGGATGTACAGCCTGCACGAGCTGCTCGCCGTGCTGCGGGCAGGCGGGCTGCACCCGGTGCGCACGCTGGGCGGCTACGACGGACGGCCCTACGAGCTGTTCTCGCCGCGACTGCTGTGCGTGGCCGGGGTCGAGGGCGGTGTGTCGCGGAGATGACGGCTTCCGGTTCGCGGCGGACGGTCCCGTCAGGCCACGGCCCGCCGTGCCGCGCGGGCCGCGGCGGCGGCGCCGAACCCGGTGAACAACGCCACCGACACCGGGTCCGTCGCGGCGTACCACTCGGGATGCCACTGCACGGCGAGGCAGAACGCCGCCCCCTCGGCGGAGGCCGCCTCCACCACGCCGTCCGGCGCCACCGCCTCGACCCGCAGGCCGGGCGCGAGTCGGTCGATCGCCTGGTGGTGCAAGGAGTTGACCTCGACGCTCGACTGGCCGAGCAGCCCGCGCAGGACACCGCTCCCGGTCAGGCGCACCGGGTGCGCGGGCAGGTACTGCTCGTCGCGGGGCAGCGAGAGGTCCTCGGTGTGCCCGGTGACGTCGCGCAGGGTGCCGCCCAGCGCGACGTTGAGTTCCTGCAGGCCCCGGCAGATGCCGAGCACCGGGACGTCCGCGCGTAGCGCGGCGGGGATGACGCTCAGCGCCAGCTCGTCCCGATCGCGGTCGGCGGGCCCCCGACCCGGTTCGCCGCCGTACCACCGCGGCAGCACGTTGCTCTGGTGGCCGCCGAACACCAGGCCGTCGAACCGGTCCACCACGTGCGCCAGACCGGGGGCGGGCCCGCCGATCACCACGACGTCGCAGCCCGATACCCGCTCCACCGCCCGCACGTACACCTCGCGCACCGCCACGTGCGGCACGCCGTCGACCTGCTCCGCCGCCGCGGCGAGGGCGACCAGCGGCCTGCCGGTCACCCGGCCACCGCCAGCGCGCCCGCCAGGTCGGCGATGAGGTCGTCCACGTGCTCAAGGCCGATGGACAGCCGGATCGACCCGGGCGACACACCCGCGGCCAGCTGGTCCTGCTCGGGGAGCTGGGCGTGCGTGGTGGACGCGGGGTGGGTGGCCATCGAACGCACGTCGCCGATGTTGGTCACGTGCGAGATCATCCGCAGCGCCTCGATGAACCGCGTGCCCGCGGTCAGCCCGCCCGCCAGCTCGAACTGCACCAGCGGACCGCCGTTGCCGCCGGTGTACCGCCGCAGCCGCGCCACTTCCTCGGCGTCGCCCAGGCAGGGGTGCCGGACCGAGACCACCGACGGTTGGTCGGCCAGGTACCGCGCCACCGCTTCGGCGTTCCCCCCGTGCGCCCGCATCCGCAGCGGGAGCGTCTCGATGCCCTGGATCAGCAGGAACGCGTTGAACGGGCTGAGGCACGGCCCGAGGTCCCGCAGCAGCGTCTCGCGGGCCTTGAGCAGGAACGGGCTACGCCCGAGCGAGCTGTCCAGGTTGGCGCCCACCTCGGTCCACACCACGTTGCCGTGCGCCGGGTCCGGCTCGGTGAGCAGCGGGTGCCGCTCGGCGTGCCGTGCCCAGTCGAACCGGTTGGAGTCGACTATCAGGCCGCCCAGCGCGCTGCCGTGGCCGCCGATGTACTTCGTCGCCGAGTAGACCAGGACGTGCGCGCCGAACTCCAGCGGGCGGCACACCAGCGGCAGCATGGTGTTGTCCAGCACCAGCGGCACGCCGAAGTCCTCGCCGATCCCGGCGACCTCCTCGATCGGGAACAGCCGCAGCTTGGGGTTGGGCAGGGTCTCGCCGAAGTAGCACCGGGTGCGCGAGTCGGTGGCGTCGGCGAAGTTCCGCGGCTTGTCCGGGCTGACGAACCGGGTCTCGATGCCGAACCGGGCGAACGTGTTGGCCAGCAGGTTCCACGTGCCGCCGTACAGCTCGTTGGAGCTGACCAGGTTGTCGCCCGCCTGGCACATGTTGAGCAGCGCCAGGGTGACCGCCGCCTGCCCCGAGGAGACGGCCAGGGCGGCCGGCGCGCCGTCCACCGCGGCGATCCTGGCTTCGAGCACGTCGCACGTGGGGTTGTTCAACCGCGTGTAGGCGTGGCCGTCGACGCGCAGGTCGAAGATGTCCGCGGCCGTGGCCGCGTCGGGCAGTTCGTACGCCGCGGTCTGGAAGATGGGCGTCACCACCGGGTCGGTGATGCCCAGCCGCAGCTCGCCGCCGCCGTGCACGACGCCCGACTCGACCCGCCGGTAGACCTTCCCGGCCGACCTCGCCCGCTCAGGCGGCGACATGCGGCTGCTCCGGTTTGTAGGTCATCGACTCCACGATGGCGCCGATCGCGCTCTGCTGCCCTTCGGGTCCCCTGGTGAACAGGCCGCCCAACTGCTGGTCGACCGCCGCGTAGTTCGGGTCGGCCAGCCGCACCTGCCGCGCCTTGCCGAGGTTCCAGAACGGTGTGCGCGGGTCGAGGTGGTGCTCCAGGTGGTAGTTGTCGTTGTGGATGCCGGTGAGGAACTTCTCCCACGTGCGGCTCTTGCGGTTGCGCGTCATGTAGAGGTCGACGTTGGAGTCGCGCACCAGGGGCGTGTGCTCGGACAGTTCGATGTACCAGCCCAGGATCTGGAAGCTGGTCAAGTAGGGCACCACCCAGAACAGCAGCAGTTCGAGCGTCCAGCCCTGCGACGCGCACACCGCGACGACGGTCGTCCAGAACGCCCAGAAGCCGACGCGGTCGAGCACCCGCTTGCGCTTGCCGATCGGGGTTTGCGGCGCGTCCGCGGACCGCACGCGGCCCTGCTTGAGCAGCCGGTAGCGGTTGCGCACCAGGTACTTCAGGTAGGCCCACGTCTGCGTGCCGAACAACGGCATGATGACCGTGCGCAGCACGTACGCGCGCGGTGAGGACATCTCGTAGGCCCGCTGCTCGATGAAGAACTTCAGGTCCGGGTCGCCCTCGGGGTTGCCCAGCTTCGGGTGGTGCGTGAAGACGTGGGAGATCTTGTACGCGTAGTGCTGCTGGAAGATCGGGTACGCGGTGAGCACGGTGCCGACGAACATCTGCACCTTGCGGTTCGACGCGCCGATGCCGTGCGCGCAGTCGTGCAGGATGGTCGACAGCCCGCGCTGGCGTGCGCCGATCACGAGCACCGCCAACGGGTAGAACCAGTACGACACGCCGAGGCACAGCCAGGCGCAGAAGACCATCCAG
This portion of the Saccharothrix syringae genome encodes:
- a CDS encoding class I SAM-dependent methyltransferase; protein product: MASWWATAFDNEHGLRRLHEQAAEDTADQVALIERELGLAEGSRVLDVPCGTGRHAVSLAARGHRVTCVDLSEDYLDATRRRAVGHGVAVDVVRADMRDLTALPGGSFDAAVNMYTSFGYFDRDEDNARAAAAIARVLRPGGRLLVDVVNRDWFVRNFFRSEFASGDGFVIRDYEEVDGEVVLHQNAFDPRTSRLRWTCRSVAAGREHVVVDYRMYSLHELLAVLRAGGLHPVRTLGGYDGRPYELFSPRLLCVAGVEGGVSRR
- a CDS encoding gamma-glutamyl-gamma-aminobutyrate hydrolase family protein; its protein translation is MTGRPLVALAAAAEQVDGVPHVAVREVYVRAVERVSGCDVVVIGGPAPGLAHVVDRFDGLVFGGHQSNVLPRWYGGEPGRGPADRDRDELALSVIPAALRADVPVLGICRGLQELNVALGGTLRDVTGHTEDLSLPRDEQYLPAHPVRLTGSGVLRGLLGQSSVEVNSLHHQAIDRLAPGLRVEAVAPDGVVEAASAEGAAFCLAVQWHPEWYAATDPVSVALFTGFGAAAAARAARRAVA
- a CDS encoding AfsR/SARP family transcriptional regulator, which encodes MLAVQVLGPITVRRNDVALALGPPGRKAVFALLALAHGKPVTRAELVDALWGDRPPASAANIIHTHVKHLRQLLEPTRGARSPSTTIPTVGDGYALDVPPDAVDAFRFRSLVARAASLASDKRREAADLLSRALASWHGRPLADVPLLAAHPGVVTLAGEHRAALARYAELMTAVGAARDVLPALVDHVAAHGLDEAVHALLIRAYTAAGQRDRAFDTYHGVRRRLMDELGVGPGPDLTAAYLDALEETPADGAAAPAEAPPAPSGVNQLPGDVFGFTGRQAELAELGRVLTSERTGVPIVVVCGTAGVGKTALALHWAHRVRSDFPDGQLYVDLNGYGSRSPMAAEDALGRLLDGLGVTGTDVPVDSDHRAARYRAELADRRVLVVLDNASAVDQVRSLLPGASSCLVLVTSRSSLAGLVALHGAHRLDVDQLPEPDSLALLHALIGERVRREPEAAAELVACCGRLPLALRIVAELASSRPASTLAELTGELADRRHRLRVLDTGDDARAAVRTVFSWSYEQLPPEVARAFRRLGLHPGPDVTPFALAALTGTDPDQARRSLEVLARNSLVRRVPGGRFAVHDLLLAYAEELAGEHDPAPERSAAVERLLADHLATASAAMDLLYPVDRPHRSDVTATPSPAFTTADAARAWLDAERSTLVALCRAAERDDRPGHVVDLANTLYRYLESGHYADASTIYGCALRAARRAGEDALLAVALTNLGALRRILGDYDQAAGHLREAIRLHRRTGERRGLPRALSNLGIVQERLGEYEEAVSLQQEALDAHRRAGNRHGEAAALLNLGNAYSRPGHHHRAAEHLERALDLFRRLGDAGGQASALANLGDVCATLRRYPDAVRHLSRARELFQHIDHRYGVAVTLSNLGNVHIRLGDWAQAHRCLTAAIRAFRDIGHRYGEASALNGLGEALRAAGRSDAALAAHTDALRIATETGDQDEQDRARTALGGTRRQA
- a CDS encoding O-acetylhomoserine aminocarboxypropyltransferase/cysteine synthase family protein, which translates into the protein MSPPERARSAGKVYRRVESGVVHGGGELRLGITDPVVTPIFQTAAYELPDAATAADIFDLRVDGHAYTRLNNPTCDVLEARIAAVDGAPAALAVSSGQAAVTLALLNMCQAGDNLVSSNELYGGTWNLLANTFARFGIETRFVSPDKPRNFADATDSRTRCYFGETLPNPKLRLFPIEEVAGIGEDFGVPLVLDNTMLPLVCRPLEFGAHVLVYSATKYIGGHGSALGGLIVDSNRFDWARHAERHPLLTEPDPAHGNVVWTEVGANLDSSLGRSPFLLKARETLLRDLGPCLSPFNAFLLIQGIETLPLRMRAHGGNAEAVARYLADQPSVVSVRHPCLGDAEEVARLRRYTGGNGGPLVQFELAGGLTAGTRFIEALRMISHVTNIGDVRSMATHPASTTHAQLPEQDQLAAGVSPGSIRLSIGLEHVDDLIADLAGALAVAG
- a CDS encoding GNAT family N-acetyltransferase, with product MTATRTAEGWSLLGELPERVVSGCLYDSAGWLGMWETTGIERRVRHGYVHAEGQVLPLYALTSSPFWHGYLAQSAQTRLGSRHVFAGSTYSMYTKRGTFPQALARGAHATAMEWIDAGDADLLIAPNLTDDAAATWEDAVGPPAGRVLLDRTYSCELSGDFDDHLRRLPKKLRQDVRRRLRRADERGLRIDMVEGPEAHGLVPSALPLVVGTTDEHGWPALYDEDTLHALLRAPGALLAVARVADRIAGVFFGFRHDAEVTFLCGGVDYSGLTELSTYVALMYRCLEWGYANGFRRIEWGRDNYRFKERHGLVGTDLWALVYSPDRPPAQDGAPATALADMHRVLAAYIEGRG
- the metX gene encoding homoserine O-acetyltransferase MetX codes for the protein MSPGRSRAALLFGALLSVNASYTLLIPFVPDLEERAGANPTVVALTFAVFAGAKAAAQPFGGMWVDRWRPGDVGCVALLIAAAGIVVTAIARDPAPLLAGRALWGIGEGLVTPALYAGMTALCRRYDLPTSRMTGNFGTFAVAGFLLGPLAAGIAAPFGLDALFLFGAAVTAVTAFGLRWAVPRDVPPPVEEERSDDTATGAATGRWWTWVLALGALDLFTNLTYSALEPVLPLYLSAAGGESARGAISLVFATGLAAFGVVSWLLGRYTGKLGLVALARVGLAFAAVGTVGLYASAEVWPVAVCFVVLMVGQAALYLTARRGVVELRSAMTRQGKAFGLFGLVSDIGNILGPLLGVALYELTGRVSFLVIGALSGLLLVAVAAGARRSRAVPSPRVADGDVRTVVLFDDANPLELESGRTLAPVTVAYETYGELDDDRSNAIFICHALTGDSHPAAHHPDDRPGWWRHMVGSGCPVDPDRYFVVCANVLAGCSGTTGPTSPGPDGTPWGPDFPMIGISDMVTAHRALVAELGIERLRAVMGGSLGGMQVLEWLLRAPDDAEDFLIVAGTARHTAENLAWNAVARTAIRSDPEFRGGRYPSGGGPATGLGTARMVGHLTYVSEDLLARKFGRERRAANGTGPSVTTGPFAVEGYLEHQAESLVNRFDANSYLYLMNAMDSFDAFADDRPCAPFRRRPGVHLFSFDSDRLYGPDHARYIQANLAARGLPAEHHQDRTTDGGHDAFLLHVPSYLRGVAEVLARQPAVRGADEAG
- a CDS encoding fatty acid desaturase family protein → MSDEYAWAFDGKRYRMYRFPKEIEQGIKELNRSDNWHAALAWLEDLAWMVFCAWLCLGVSYWFYPLAVLVIGARQRGLSTILHDCAHGIGASNRKVQMFVGTVLTAYPIFQQHYAYKISHVFTHHPKLGNPEGDPDLKFFIEQRAYEMSSPRAYVLRTVIMPLFGTQTWAYLKYLVRNRYRLLKQGRVRSADAPQTPIGKRKRVLDRVGFWAFWTTVVAVCASQGWTLELLLFWVVPYLTSFQILGWYIELSEHTPLVRDSNVDLYMTRNRKSRTWEKFLTGIHNDNYHLEHHLDPRTPFWNLGKARQVRLADPNYAAVDQQLGGLFTRGPEGQQSAIGAIVESMTYKPEQPHVAA